TCTGGGTATCGGCTTGAGCGACTCGGCGGCAAAAGCCAGGTCCATCGTGTGGTCGGCCTTGTTGTCGAAGTCAATCGTGAACCGTCCAAAGACGGGATCCATCGTCTTGATTCGCCCAAAACCCCAGCTCCGGTGCATGCAGAAACCCGTGGTGGTCAGTTGCACCAGCGGTTCGATGTGGTGCCGCTCCAATTTCCCCGCCGCCGCCATTTTCTCGAATTCTTCTCTCATAAAGTATCTTAACGCTCGCGTCCCTTGAGCGGAATCGCTCTATTAAAGGCCGTGAGCGCCGGAAAACCAAGAGAAATTGCACTGCGCATCCTGCAACGGGGCGCGGACGGGGATTTCCTCGAGAACCGTCTGGCGGCGGCGCTGGCCCAAAGCCCGCTTTCCCCGCCTGACCGCCACCTGTGCCAGGAACTGGCCTATGGAATCACCCGCTGGCAGGCGACCTTGGACTGGCTGATCGCTCGCAAGACGGCGGGGCGCGCGCAGAAACCAAAGCTGCAATCTCTCCTGCGACTAGGTCTCTACCAGATCTTCTGGCTCGACCGCATCCCCAACCACGCCGCCGTGCACGAAACGGTTGAATTGGCTAAACACGAGGGCTTCCACACTCAAGCGGGATTCATCAATGCCTTGTTGCGCGGATACTTGCGCGAGTTCGATGCCACCGCCCGCCTGCTGGCCGAGCTGAAGACGCAACAGCCTCATCTGGGCTATTCCCACCCCGAATGGCTGGCGAGGCGCTGGCACGAGCGCTGGGGCGCTGACCGCGCGGCCCAGCTCATGGAATGGAATAATCAGCCCCCGAAAACGTTCGCTCGCGTCAATACCCTGAAAGCGGACCCTGGCAAGCTCCTGACCCAGTGGCGCGACGAAGGTGTGGAGTATGATTTCTTCCGCCGGGATTGGCTGGAGGAGAACCTGGTCTTCGAGCTCAAATCGCATCCGCCACTGAGCCGGCTGCCCAGCTTCCAGCAAGGTCAGTTCTATGTGCAGGACCCCAGCACCCTGCTGGCGGTGCGGGAACTGGACCCGCAGTCCGGCGAAAACGTGCTCGACCTCTGCGCCGCGCCCGGTGGGAAACTGACCGCCATTGCCCAGTTCATGCACAACGAGGGCCGCCTCGTCGCCCACGATACGGGTCCCGAACGGCTGGAGTTGATTCACCAGAACTGCGCCCGCCTGGGTGTGACCTGCGTTGAGACCCTTATCCCCTCAACCCTCAATGCCCAACCCCCAGCCGGCTTCGACCGCATCCTTGTTGACGCGCCGTGTTCCAACACCGGAGTTATGCGGCGCCGAATTGACCTGCGTTGGCGGATTCGCCCCGAGGAACTCGGGCGCCTGCGGGCGATCCAACTGGAGCTGCTGCGCCAGGCAGCGCCACTTCTGAAACCAGGCGGCACGCTGGTTTACAGCACGTGCAGCCTGGAACCGGAGGAAAACAGCGATGTGGCACGGGAGTTCCTCGCGACCCACATTGAATTCAAACTCGAAAGGATGCGCGAGCTTTTACCTTTTGTGGAAGGCGTTGACGGGACTTGCGTAGCCCGAATGGTCAGGACCTGAGAACGCCTCTCGTTAGCGGTTTGAAGCACAAAGCCACAACCGGCATAGCTGCCTCGCCATCGCGGCAATACAGGCCTCCTGCCCTTGGTCCGCGACCCGCCACTGGGCGGCCCCTCCTCAAGCCAGGAGCTAGCACCAGTGCGTATCGGCACCATTAGACATGCTAAAACAGAGAGTCCAGATTCGCACAAAAAATGGAGAGGCTTTGGCAAGGCATGTTGAGAGTTCTTGGTCAAATTCACCTTAATTGCTGCTGGATATGACGGAAAGTCGTCATACGCAACGGAAATCCGTCGGGAACGACGGAGAGTCGCTGCTTGCCCGGAAGTATGAGGCAGGCGCCGGTTGAGTTTGGCGGAGGCCTTTATGATGGAAATACAACGCACAATTAAATACGACGCGGACCGGATCAAGGGCTTCGGCAAGGAGATCATGCGAGTGCCGGGATGCGAGCAATTGGAAAGCTGCATCCAGTGCGGCACTTGCTCGGGGGTGTGCCCATTGAGCATCTACATGGACTACACGCCTCGCCAGGTCATGGCGCTCGCCCGGGGGGACTTCAAAAATGAAGTCCTCAAGAGTCACACCATTTGGCTGTGCGCGTCCTGTTATGCCTGCACCGTCGAATGCCCGCGCGAGATCCGCATCACGGATATCATGTATGAGCTTAAGCAGCGGGCCATCCAGGCGGGGATCTACCCCAAGCGCTTCCCGATCCCGGTGCTGGCACGCGAGTTTACCGAAATGGTGAAAAAGCACGGCCGGATCACGGAAATGCTGCTGGTGATGAAGCTGTTTCTGAAAACAAATCCGTTTGCCGCCATGGGCAATTGGCGGATGGGGATTGACTTGATGAAGACTGGGCGCCTGTCGCTGGCCACTGAGAAGATCAAGCAGCATGGTGACATTGCCCGCATGCTGGACGCGACTGACACCAAGAAAGGAGCCTGCTGATATGAAATACTCATATTTCCCCGGTTGTTCGCTCAAGGGCCTCGGTCGAGCTTACGAGGAATCCCTCCTGCCGGTCATGCAACACCTGGGCGTCGATTTGGAGGAACTGGATGACTGGAACTGCTGCGGTGCGACCGCCTACATGGCGGTGGATGAGGCCAAGGCTTGCGTGCTGGCGGCCCGCAACCTCGCGCTGGCGGAGAAACAGGGAGGTCGCCCGATCATGGCGCCCTGCGCCGCCTGCTACCTTGTGCTCAACAAGACCAAGCACTACTTCCACGATTACCCCGCTATGAAGGAAACCATGGACCGCGCGTTGGGTGCCGTGGGCCTGCATTACAGCGGCGATACACCGGTGCGCCATCCGCTGGACGTGCTCATCAACGACGTCGGCCTGGAAGCCATCAGGCAGAAAGTGCGCAGACCTCTAAAGGGATTGAAGATCGCCCCTTATTATGGCTGTCAGCTCGTCCGGCCATACGCAACTTTCGATGACCAGTACAATCCCACCACCATGGATCGCCTGCTCGAAGCGCTCGGGGCCACCATTGTGGGTTATCCCCTCAAGACCAAGTGCTGCGGCGGCAGCCTGACTGGCACAGTGCCCGAGGCGGGTATTCGGATGGTCTATATTCTCCTTAACGAAGCCAAGAAGCGCGGCGCAGATTGCCTGGCCACAGTCTGCCCGCTGTGCCAATTCAACCTGGACGGCTACCACGCGCCGGTAACCAGTCAGTATGGCCCCGTATTAGTGCCAACGGTCTATTTCACACAACTGATGGGGCTGGCTTTTGGGCTGCCCGAAGACGAACTGGGATTGAAGCGGGCGGCAATACCCTTCAAGTGGCGCCCTTCCGCCGCGGAAGCCTCCAAGCCCGTGGCCGCTTAATCGCAACTCAATGGATTTGACATGAACACTATCGTTAACCGCGGGGAAGTTCGCGTCGGTTTCTACGTCTGTCACTGCGGCCATAACATTGCCGCCATGGTGGATTGCCCGGAGGTCGCCAAATACGTCGAGACGCTGCCCGGCGTGGTCCTTTCCCGGGATTACAAGTATATGTGCTCGGACCCGGGCCAGGAATTGATCCAGCGGGATATCCGTGAGTTCAAGCTAAACCGGGTGGTGGTGGCCTCCTGCTCTCCGCTGCTTCACGAACATACGTTCAGAAGCGCGACTGAAGCCGGTGGGCTCAACCCGTTCTTCTTCCACATGGTCAATATCCGCGAACACAACTCGTGGGTGCACACCAACCGCGGGGAAGCCACCGAGAAAGCCAAAGCCCTGGCCCGCGCCGCCATCGAGCGCGTCGTGCATCACCGGGCGCTGGAAGTGAAGAAAGTGCCCATCCACCCGGACGTGCTGGTGGTGGGCGGCGGCATCGCCGGCATCCACGCCGCCATGACCCTCGCCAACGCCGGCAAGAAAGTTTACCTGGTTGAACGGGAGCCCTCGATTGGCGGACACATGGCGAAGTTCGACAAGACCTTCCCTACGCTGGATTGCGCAGCATGCATCCTGACCCCCAAGATGTCCGAGGTCGGCTCGCACGAGAACATCACTCTTTGGAGCTACTCCGAGGTCACCAAGGTGGACGGTTACGTGGGCAACTACACCGTCACCGTCAAGCGCAAGCCGCGCTACATTGACGAAGACCTCTGCACCGGGTGCCAGGAGTGCATTTCCAACTGCGTCTACAAGGAACCGAAGTTCCTGGATGAATTCAACGAGGGGCTTGGCAAGCGCAAGCCCGTCTATATCCCCTTCCCGCAGGCCACACCCCAGGTGGTGCTGATTGATCCAGAAGTCTGCCTCAACTTCAAGCGCGGCGTCCTCACCGACAAGTGCAAGAAAACCTGCGTGGAAGCCTGCGGCGAGAAGAAGGCTATTGATTTCTCGCAGAAGGAAGAGATCAAAGAGATCAAGGTGGGCACCATCATCGTGGCGACCGGGTTTCAGACCTTCGACGCGAAGCGCATACCCCAGTACGGCTACGGCACCTACCCGAACGTCTATACCTCGCTGGAGGTGGAGCGCTTGGTAAATGCCTCCGGCCCGACGGGCGGCGAGGTGATCCTGCGCGACGGCAGGCAACCGAAAGCCATCGGTATTATCCACTGCGTTGGCTCGCGCGATAAGAAGACCAATCGCTGGTGCTCGCGCGTCTGCTGCATGTACTCTCTGAAACTGGCGCACCTGCTCAAAGAGCACACCGAGGCCGAAATCTTCAACTTCTACATAGACATGCGCACGCCAGGCAAAGGTTACGAGGAGTTCTACGACAAGCTCCTCGAAGAGGGTGTGCATTTCATCCGCGGCCGCGTGGGCGAAGTCACCGATTGGGCCATGACCCCGGAGGAGGAAGGCAAGCTGGTGCTCCGCGTCGAGGACACGCTGGCGGGTTTTGTCCGGCGAATCCCCGTGGACATGGTGGTGCTTTCTACCGGGTTGGAGCCGCAGACTGACGCCCAGGCAGTGCGGCGCATGTTCAACATGAGCTGCGGGAGCGAAGGGTTCTTCCTGGAGCGGCACCCGAAGCTGGCTCCAGTGAATACCTTTACCGATGGCATCTATCTGGCGGGGGCTTGTCAGGGACCTCGCGACATCCCGGACACGGTTGCCCAGGCGGGCGCCGCCGCGGCCGAGGCCATGGTGCTCATTGACAAGGGTTACATCGAGCAGGAACCAAACACGGCTTACGTGCTGGAGGATGAGTGCTCCGGCTGCAAATCCTGCATCCCGCTTTGCCCGTACACCGCCATCACGTTTGACGCGGCGAAGGCAAAAGCGGTCATCAATGAAGCGCTCTGCAAAGGCTGCGGCACGTGCGTGGCCTCCTGCCCGTCCGGCTCGATCGCGCAGCGCCTGTTCGAAGACGAAGAGGTCTTCAGTGAAATCAAAGGAGTCCTGGCTTATGACTAAAGAATGGAAACCCCGCATCGTTGCGTTCTTCTGCAACTGGTGCACCTACACCGCCGCGGACCTCGCCGGTGTTTCGCGGCTCAAGTACGCCGCCAACATCCGCGTTATCCGGCTGATGTGCTCCGGCCGCGTAGACCCGCAGTTCATCCTGGATGCGCTGGCTCGAGGGGCCGACGGCGTGCTGATCGGCGGCTGCCACCCGGGCGACTGCCACTATGTCGAGGGCAACTATAAAATGCTCCGCCGGTTTCAAATGTTGAAACGCATGCTCGCCGAACTCGGCATCGAGAACGAGCGGGTGCGGTTGGAGTGGATCTCCGCCGCGGAAGGCGAGAAGGTCAAGCGCGTGGTCAACGAGATGGTCGGGCACATCCAAAAACTCGGGCCCCTCGACATCCCGCAGAAGTTCGAGGAGTGGGACAAGGAAATGGAACATTTCGCTGCGCATGTGGCGGGGAAGGAGGCTGCATCGGGCTGCGGTTGCGAAAAGCGCGGCGAGTCTGCCAGCCAGGCCAACAAGATGGAGGCGGCTCATGCCTAAACCCAAAGTAGCGTTCTATTGGTGCGCCTCGTGCGGAGGCTGCGAAGAAACCGTCGTTGACCTGGCTGAGGACATACTCGGGGTCGTCGAGAAGGTGGACATCGTCCTCTGGCCGGTGGCGATGGACTTCAAGTACAAGGACATCGAGGCCATGCCGGACAAGTCCATTACCGCGACTCTCCTCAATGGCGCCATCCGCTCCACCGAACAGGAGGAGATGTCCCTCTTGCTGCGCCGCAAGAGCCAGTTCCTGATTGCCTACGGCTCCTGCGCCGTCAGCGGGGGCATTCCCGGCCTGGCCAACCAGTTCTCACGTGAGCAGATGCTCAAGTTCAATTACGAGGATGCGCCGACCCTGGCCAGCGGCGGCGACAAAACCCGCCCGCAATTGAGTTTCACCGAAGCTGGCCGCGAAGTCACGTTGCCCGCCCTTCATCATGTGGTCCGCTCGCTGGACCAGGTGGTGGAGGTGGATTACTACGTCCCGGGCTGCCCGCCGACGCCCAATATCACCAGGACCGCGATCACGGCGCTGCTCGAAGGCAAGCTGCCGCCCAAAGGTTCCGTCATTGCGCCCGATATCGCCTTGTGCGACGAGTGTCCGCGCAAGAAAAGCAAACCCGAAAACATCAGTTTCACCGAGTTCAAGCGCCCGCACCAGTTGCTGGCCGACCCGGACCTGTGCTTTCTGGCGCAAGGTGTGGTCTGCATGGGGCCGGCGACCCGGAGTGGCTGTGGTTCGCAATGCACCATCGGCAACATGCCGTGCACCGGCTGCTTCGGCCCCACCTCGCGCGTCCGGGACCAGGGCCTCAAGATCATGTCCTCCCTCTGCGCCAATGTCGCGCCGAGGGAGGAAGCTGAAATCAACCAGGTGCTGGAAGGCATCCCGGACCCGCTGGGCACCTTCTACCGCTACGGCTTCGCCAAGAGCATGCTGCGCCGCAAAGTGACTTTGCCGGCCAACGGAAAGTGATATGAATCCAGCTACCCAACAAGCGTTCAATCAAGGCAACCTCCGCGCCAACGCCGCCTACCAGTCGGCCCGCCGCAACGTCACCATCAACCCCATCACCCGGCTCGAAGGCCACGGCAAGATCGACATCTTCCTCGATGACAAGGGGGATGTGGAGCGCGCCTACCTCCAGGTGCCCGAGTTGCGCGGTTTCGAGGTGTTCAGCATCGGGCGGCCGGCGGAAGACATGCCGCAGATCACCAGCCGCATTTGCGGCGTTTGCCCCACCGCCCATCACATGGCCGCGGCCAAGACTCTCGACAACCTCTACCAGGTCGAGCCCACTTCGGCTGGACGCAAGATTCGGGAGCTGGTCTATAACACCTTCATCCTCGAGGACCATGCCCTGCATGTGTTTGTTCTGGGTGGGCCCGACTTCATCGTCGGCCCCGAGGCCCCGGCGGCCGAACGCAACATCGTGGGCGTCATCGGCAAGGTTGGCCTAGAAGCCGGCAAGAAGGTCATCAGCAGCCGCCGGCGCCTGCGCGAGTTGATCGCCTACTTCGGGGGCAAAGTCGTCCATCCAGTGCTCGGTCTGCCGGGCGGCGTCAGCAAGGGGCTCAAAGTCGAGGACCTGCCCATGTTCAAGCAGCTCGCCCAGGACGCCCTCGAATTCGCCCTCTGGACACTGGACGTGTTCAAGAAGATTGTCCTCGCCAATCCGGACTACGTGCAGCTCATTACCTCCGACGCTTACACCCACAAGACCTGCTACATGGGGATGGTGGACGACCAAAACAAGGTCAACTTCTACGACGGCAAACTCCGCGTCGTGGACTGCACCGGCAAGGAAGTCTGCAAATTCACGGCCCAGCAGTATCTCGATTATGTGGCGGAGCACGTCGAGCCGTGGAGCTACATGAAGTTCACCTACCTCAAGCCACGCGGTTGGAAGGGTTTTGTGGAAGGCCCCGACACCAGCATCTACTCCGTGGCTCCGCTGGCGCGCCTGAATGCCGCCGACGGCATGGCCACGCCCAAGGCCCAGGCCGCCTACGAGGAATTCTACCAGACCCTGGGCGGCAAACCCGTGCATCACACCCTGGCCAACCACTGGGCCCGCGTCATTGAAATGGTTTATGCCGCCGAGCGCATGCAACAGCTTGTCAACGATCCCGAGATCACCAGTCCCGAGGTCCGGCGCGTTCCGACCTCCGTGCCGAAAGTCGGCATGGGAGTGATCGAAGCCCCGCGGGGCACGCTCTTCCATCATTACGAGACCGACGAGAAAGGCCTCATCCGCAAGGCCAATCTGGTAGTGGCCACCGGCAACAACGCCGCCCGCATCGCCATGAGCGTTGACCGCGCCGCCAAGGGCCTCATCAAGGGTGGCAAGGTCAGCGAGGGGCTGCTCAACAAGGTCGAGATGGCTTTCCGGGCTTACGACCCATGTTTGGGCTGCGCCACGCACTCGCTCCCGGGCCATCTGCCGCTGCGCGTCAACATCTACGACCCCCAGCGCAATCTGGTGCAACAGCTTGTGCAGGAATGAGACGCCCTTCTGGTTTCCAGGTTCGGGCTTCGGTCGAACCCCGGATTCCAGACCGCGGCTTTGAGATATGAGCCTCTCGGCGCTCGAGACTACCACCGGACTGGACGCTCCGCGATCCCCGGACGCACAGGTTCTCCTCCTTGGCTTGGGCAATGACATCCTCACCGACGATGCCGTCGGCCTGTTGGTTGTGCGCCAACTCCAGGGTGCGTTGGCCGACTGTCCGGCGATTGATGTCCGCGAGACAAAAGAGATGGGCCTGGCTCTGCTCGACTTCATTGCCGGCTACTCCGTTGTGGTCATTGTGGATTCCATCCAGACTGGCAAGGCGCCTCCGGCTACGGTGCATGAACTGGATGCGGGCGCGTTGCGGCAACTGACCGGGCGCACTCCGCACTTTCTGGGCGTGAGTGAAACCCTGGCGCTGGGCCGGCACTTGGGACTGGCAATGCCGGCGCAGGTCAGAATCTTCGCTATTGAGGTGGAGGATCCGTTTACCCTGGGCACCTCCCTGACCCCTGTCCTTCAGGCTGCCCTGCCCCGCATTGCCGAGCGCATCGCAGCGGCAGTGCGGTCGCTGGTATAACCGGCGGCGATGGGGACTTCGATTCCCCACAACGCCCTGTCGCCCTGGCCACGCCCCGTTTGCCCATCTCAGTAGCCGCGGCGCGAACCGCGCTGGTTCCGCCTGCCCTCCTGTGGTGGTCCTGACCTCAACCCACAAGCCAGTCTCACCGTATCCACACCGTATCCACACCGTATCCACACCGTGGATACAGCCTTGACATCGCTGCAGTTCCTGGGCGTAACCTGCTGTCGTTACAGCACTTATGCTTAGAACACCCCGCCCGGAAGGGCCAGGAACCGCCTTTGCTGTAAGTTCCGCAATTACGGAGCATTACACAAGCCCGGCCTCAACGACCACTCTTGCAGCAGTCGAAGACAGCCCGTGACCTGTCGTCCACCTTTCCACGGCCAACCCAGTTAACCCAACCGTCACGCAGCGCGGTCGGCCAACGCCGATTTGAGCCAGTGGAAAAACTCAACAGGTGCGGTATTTTGCCTTAGAAACAATCGAATGGCAGTCAAGGGTCAATCAATCAAGCGCAAGACGATAGCCGTCATCATGCTGACGAACATGGTGGTGCTGCTGCTTACGGCTGCGGCATTTGCCGTTTTCGATCTGGTGAGCTACCGGAAGAACCTGACCCGCGGCCTGTCGGCGACAGCGGCTGTCATTGCGGATCACAGTGTCCCGGCGCTCGTGTCCGGGGATGAGAAAGATGCGCGTTCGACACTGGCCTCGCTGCGGGCCGACCCGCGCATCGCGGTGGCCGCGCTCTATGACCGTCAGGGCAAGCTGTTTGCGTGGTATCCAATCCAGACGTCTCCCAACGCGCTTCCGCCGGCGCCGGCAACCGGTGGCCGCTGGTTTGACAGCGGACGATTGGTGCTCTTCATGCCGGTAGCGGAGGACGGTGTGCCGCAAGGGATGCTCTACTTGCATTCCAGCAGTCATCCGTTGCATTTGCGGTTGCGCGTTTACAGTGGGATAGCCGTGTTGGTTCTGCTTGGCTCGGCGCTGGCCGCGCTAGCCCTCTCCCATACCCTGCAGCGGCGGATCACTGATCCCATCCTGGCGCTGGCGGAGGTGGCGAATGGTGTTTCCAAACGCGGCGATTACTCCATTCGCGCCCAGATAGTCAGCGGCGACGAAACGGGCCTGTTGACCGAAGCATTTAACGAGATGCTCGGGCGCATTGAAGCGCAGACGTCAACCCTGCGTCGGGACGAAGAGTTGCGATCCTTCCTGGCCGCCATCGTGAGCTCTTCGGACGATGCGATCGTTGGAAAAGACCTGGAAGGCAAAGTCGTTAGTTGGAATGCCGGAGCCGAGCGAATGTTCGGCTACACGGCGGCGGAAATGGTGGGGCAGCCGATTACGCGCCTCCTGTCCCCGGACCGGCCGGAGGAGGAGGCGCAGATTCTCGAGGTGGCCAAGCTGGGGTCAACCCGGCACTACGAAACTGTGCGCATTCGCAAAGACGGCCGGCCCCTTGAGCTGTCGCTCACTGTGTCGCCGATCAGGAATGCGCGCGGCGATATCGTCGGCATCTCTTCGATCGCGCACGACATTACCGAGCGGAAACGCGCGGAGCGGGAGATCCGAGAAAGCCGGGCGCGCTTCTCGGGCATCATCGGCTCGGCGATGGACGCCATTATCAGTGTGGATGCCCGGCAGAACATTACGGTTTTCAACGAGGCGGCGGAGAAGATGTTCCGCTGCCCGGCCGCCGAAGCTCTCGGGCAGCCGCTCGATCGGTTCATTCCGGCGCGATATCGCGAGGCGCACCGCTGCCATGTGGCGGAATTTGGACACACGGGACTCACCAGCCGGGCCATGGGACATTTGCGGCCGCTCTCCGGCTTGCGCGCCGACGGCGAGGAATTCCCCATTGAAGCTTCGATCTCGCACATAGAAGTGGGCGGACAACAGACTTATACGGTCATCTTGCGAGACATCACCGAACGCCAGCGGGCGGAAGCGCAGATTCGACAGTTGAACGCGGAACTGGAGCAGCGCGTCACGGAGCGCACCGCGGAGCTGACCGCGGCCAACAAAGAGCTGGAGTCATTCACCTACTCGGTGGCCCACGACCTGCGCGCGCCGTTGCGGCACATTGACGCCTTTTCGAAGATTCTGCACGAGGAAGTCGCGGCCGAGCTGCGGCCTGACGCCCTGCATTACCTGGAGAACATCCGCAAAAGCACCAGGAAGATGAGCTTGCTGCTGGAGGATCTGCTCAACCTGGCGCGCGTCAGCCGCCAGGAATTGCGACGGCAATCCATACCACTGGGCAGCCTTGTGGAGGAGGTGCTGGCGGACCTGAAGCACGAGACCGCCGACCGCACGCTGGAATGGCGCGTCGAGCCTCTGCCCGTCGTGGAGTGCGACCGCGGCCTGATGAAGCAGGTCTTTGCCAATCTCCTCTCCAACGCCGTGAAATACACCCGGCCCCGCCCGGTCGCCGTGATCGAGATCGGCTGCCGCAAGACCAACGGCAATACCGCGGTCTTCGTGCGCGACAACGGCGTCGGGTTCAGCATGAAATACGCCGATAAGCTGTTCGGCGTGTTCCAGCGATTTCATCGGGCCGAGGAGTTCGAGGGCACCGGCGTCGGGCTGGCCACCGTGGACCGCATCGTGCGCAAACACGGAGGGCACATCTGGGCCGAGGCAGTCGTTGATCGGGGGGCCACCTTCTATTTCACAGTCGCCGGTTTGGGGCCCGCGGCGCAGGCGGAAGAACAACAAATGGCGATATGAACACTAAAGAAGTGGAACTGCTCCTCGTGGAGGACGATCCCAATGACGTGGAGCTGACACTCATCGCTTTGCGGAAGCACAAGCTGGCCAACAAGATTCACGTGGTGCGTGACGGGGAGGAAGCCCTGGATTTCCTCTTCTGCCGCGGGACCTACCAGCAGCGCAGCATCAACGGCCCCCCAAAGGTCATCCTGCTTGATTTAAAGTTGCCCAAGGTAAGCGGCCTGGAGGTGCTCAAGGCCATCAAGGAAGACCCGCGCACGCGGCCGGTGCCGGTGGTGGTGATGACTTCGTCCCGCGAGCAGCAAGACATGGTCGAAGGCTACCGGTTGGGCGTTAACAGCTACATCCAGAAGCCAATAGACTTTGACCAGTTCCAAACCATCATCCGGGACCTCGGCTACTACTGGCTGGTCGTCAACCGTTGCCCCCCGCCCGAGGCGTTTCCGGAATAGGCAGCCGTTAGGGCCTCCGCCCTGCCAGTTCACCACATGCTTGCAGCAGCGCTTCGGCCATCGCCTGGGCGCTGAACCGGTCAAAAACCGCCCGCCGGCCAGCCTCGCCCAGCGCACGGGCCTGAGCGGGCTCCACGAGCAACCGCTCGATCGCCTCCGCCAACGCCTGCGGGTCGCCGGGCGCGCAGAGGACTCCTCCGCGCGTTGCCTCAACCAGCTCGGGGAAGGCCGCGGTGCGGGGCTGCACGACCGGCACGCCCGCCGCCAGTGCTTCGATGACATAGAGGCCATACGCTTCTCCACAGCGCGCGGGAACCGAGAAAACGGAAAGTGAGCGCAGGAACTTGAGTTTGCCCGCCCGGTCAGGATTGGGATGAAACTCTGCCTCGGCGAGCAAGCCGTTTGCCCCCAGCCGTTCGCGCTGCGAATTGACAAACGGTGTGTCCGCCGGCCCGCAGCTGCCACCCACCCGCAGCTTGAGCTGGCCCGCCCGGCCACGCTGGCGCAAACGGATGTAGGCCTCGACCAGCGTGTCGAGCCCCTTCTCCGGACACATCCGGGCAAAGAACCCTACGGCAGGCGCGCCTGCCTGCTCGCCTGCCGCCTCGTACCCATCCAGGTTGATTCCATTGTGGATCACCCGCACCTTTGCCGGGGCCAGGCCGAGCCGCTCGGTCATTAGCCGGCCAAAGTAACTGCTCGGCGCGATGAGCAGGTCCACCTCCGCCGCCCGTTCGGCCAGCGTGCGCCAGCAGGTTGCGCGAAGCGGTTCAGGCAAGGCGTCCAGGAACGAGTCCTCCCCCTGTAAGGAGCAGGCAACCGGAACCCGCAACTCGGACTTGAGTCGGCGAGCCATGCCAAGCAGCAGGGCGTTGGAAAGGCAGAGCACGTCCGGTGGTGGCTGGGTTTTGAGCCACGCAACAAGCTCCTCCAGTTCGCGCCCCTGGTGTCCTTCCTCACCACGCAGCATGGAAAGGGTTAACTCGCCCAGGTCGGCCGCACGGGTCTTGGCCGCCCTGCCCGCCGCCCACTTCAGCAGGTGGGGCGAGGCCAGCAGATCATGCAGCCAGCCGGGCGCGCCCCGGAAGAGCGCGGACTTCTGTTCCAGATAGACGCTCAGCCCGCCAAAGAAAAGCGGCGTGCCTGTGCTTTGGTTTGTCTCATCCAGCGTCAGCGGCAGGTAAAGCGGCACCATGGTGACCTGGTGGCCCAGCTTGCGCAGCGCAGCTACCAGCGCGTTGTCGCGCAGGCACCCGCCGCAATACATGGCGCCCGCGCCGGGAGTTAGCTGCACCAGATTCACTTCACGCCAAAGCAATAAACACTGCCATCATTCCCCCCAACCACTATCCTGCCCCGCGCAACTGCCGGCGAACTCTCGATTGGCTGCCCGATCTCGTAGGACCAAATCTCCTTGCCGTGGTCCAGTGACACCACATACAACCGCCCGTCGTCGGAGCCCACGACCACCCTGTTCCCGCACACCGCCGGCGAACTGTCCACCTCGCCGCGCGTGGCGAAGCTCCAGACCGCTTTCCCATCGGCGCGCTTGACACAGTGCA
Above is a genomic segment from Candidatus Paceibacterota bacterium containing:
- a CDS encoding glycosyltransferase family 4 protein, coding for MNLVQLTPGAGAMYCGGCLRDNALVAALRKLGHQVTMVPLYLPLTLDETNQSTGTPLFFGGLSVYLEQKSALFRGAPGWLHDLLASPHLLKWAAGRAAKTRAADLGELTLSMLRGEEGHQGRELEELVAWLKTQPPPDVLCLSNALLLGMARRLKSELRVPVACSLQGEDSFLDALPEPLRATCWRTLAERAAEVDLLIAPSSYFGRLMTERLGLAPAKVRVIHNGINLDGYEAAGEQAGAPAVGFFARMCPEKGLDTLVEAYIRLRQRGRAGQLKLRVGGSCGPADTPFVNSQRERLGANGLLAEAEFHPNPDRAGKLKFLRSLSVFSVPARCGEAYGLYVIEALAAGVPVVQPRTAAFPELVEATRGGVLCAPGDPQALAEAIERLLVEPAQARALGEAGRRAVFDRFSAQAMAEALLQACGELAGRRP